One window from the genome of Pseudomonas frederiksbergensis encodes:
- a CDS encoding ATPase AAA yields MHVINDSDAYPSEREAVQRLAPQPCTIRDTGLSDSFLGELVCKHLHDGGVLDMSRLVERLALTGAVLEEVLAFLRKDGRVEVLGQLGQAGGQTLRYGLTERGRSSARDALARSGYIGAAPFPVSTYRSLIKIQTIHHGRITAKDMNQALAGMVLSQGMLDQLGVALNSGRAIMIYGPAGTGKTYVSSRLIRLFAEAIWVPHAIVINESVIEIYDPQVHQRLDDNSQTNNLMLNEGIDRRLLCCKRPIVITGGELTMEQLDVRYDPFTRQYQAALQLKASNGLFIIDDMGRQRMPPAELLNRWIVPMEEKRDFINLGGGRHCELPFDLVLVFSTNLNPLELADEAFLRRIGYKVQFGYLKPDEYERIWRQECERLGIAHDPLLVRYVLQRLYGGEGMPLVPCHPRDLLNMALDRQRYLGGSGPLLPQELEWAWHNYFVQLDFL; encoded by the coding sequence ATGCACGTCATCAACGATAGCGATGCCTACCCCAGTGAACGCGAAGCGGTGCAGCGCCTGGCGCCGCAGCCGTGCACCATACGCGACACCGGCCTGAGCGACAGTTTCCTCGGCGAACTGGTGTGCAAGCACTTGCACGATGGCGGAGTACTGGACATGTCGCGGCTGGTGGAGCGCCTGGCCCTGACCGGCGCGGTCCTGGAGGAAGTCCTGGCGTTCCTGCGCAAGGACGGTCGCGTCGAAGTGCTCGGCCAATTGGGCCAGGCCGGCGGACAAACGCTGCGTTATGGGCTGACCGAACGCGGCCGCAGTTCAGCCCGCGACGCCTTGGCCCGCAGCGGCTACATCGGCGCGGCGCCGTTCCCGGTCAGCACCTATCGCTCGCTGATCAAGATCCAGACCATTCACCACGGTCGCATTACCGCCAAGGACATGAACCAGGCCCTGGCCGGCATGGTGCTCAGCCAAGGCATGCTCGATCAACTGGGTGTCGCGCTGAATTCCGGGCGGGCGATCATGATCTACGGCCCGGCGGGCACCGGCAAAACCTACGTCAGTAGCCGTTTGATCCGGCTGTTCGCCGAGGCCATCTGGGTGCCTCACGCGATTGTCATCAACGAATCGGTGATCGAGATCTACGACCCGCAGGTGCACCAGCGCCTGGACGACAACAGCCAGACGAACAACCTGATGCTCAACGAAGGCATCGATCGTCGGCTGTTGTGCTGCAAGCGCCCGATCGTTATCACCGGCGGCGAGTTGACCATGGAACAGCTGGACGTGCGCTACGACCCGTTCACCCGGCAATACCAGGCTGCCCTGCAACTGAAGGCCAGCAACGGACTGTTCATCATCGACGACATGGGTCGCCAGCGCATGCCCCCGGCCGAGCTGCTGAACCGCTGGATCGTGCCGATGGAGGAAAAACGTGACTTCATCAACCTGGGCGGCGGCCGTCACTGCGAGCTGCCGTTCGACCTGGTGCTGGTGTTTTCCACCAACCTCAACCCCTTGGAGCTGGCGGACGAAGCCTTCCTGCGGCGCATCGGCTACAAGGTGCAGTTCGGCTATCTCAAGCCGGACGAATACGAGCGCATCTGGCGCCAGGAATGCGAGCGCCTGGGCATCGCCCACGACCCGCTGCTGGTGCGCTATGTCCTGCAACGGCTGTATGGCGGCGAAGGCATGCCGCTGGTGCCTTGCCACCCTCGCGACCTGTTGAACATGGCGCTTGACCGCCAGCGTTACCTGGGCGGTTCCGGGCCCCTGTTGCCGCAAGAGCTGGAATGGGCCTGGCACAACTACTTCGTTCAGCTCGACTTCCTTTGA
- a CDS encoding helix-turn-helix transcriptional regulator, with protein MAPNLTGKPKLLWFDLTHDRSTKELVSQFEQACDCALAKNALLPTGVQADMICIHFDRPDTQGLRRLLDIKRTVPAIPITMFTVQHSEELAVWAMRSSVWEYMVLPLTTAERKRYLTAVTQLCELRRQSGGRGSTSQIDHSPTLPDSIRLTSGHQKHQALSHIMLYIDQHFRDSIDQRDLAKRCGMTTFRFSRVFKEANGLGFTDYVLNKRMSFAKELLDNSQMPITSIGYEAGFKDPSYFARAFKQYANCTPSEYRLAYQVRCSSAAPPPPDEEALESLVQSLEG; from the coding sequence ATGGCGCCAAATCTGACTGGAAAGCCAAAGCTGTTGTGGTTCGATCTGACTCACGACCGTTCCACCAAGGAACTCGTCAGCCAGTTCGAGCAAGCGTGCGACTGCGCCCTGGCGAAAAACGCGCTGCTGCCCACCGGTGTGCAGGCCGACATGATCTGTATCCACTTCGATCGCCCGGACACCCAGGGCTTGAGGCGGTTGCTGGACATCAAGCGCACGGTCCCGGCCATCCCGATCACCATGTTCACGGTGCAACATTCCGAGGAACTCGCCGTCTGGGCCATGCGCTCGAGCGTCTGGGAATACATGGTGCTTCCCCTGACAACCGCCGAGCGCAAGCGTTACCTGACCGCTGTGACGCAACTGTGCGAGCTGCGTCGCCAATCCGGCGGCCGAGGCTCGACCTCCCAGATCGACCACTCCCCGACGCTGCCGGACAGCATTCGCCTGACCTCCGGGCACCAGAAGCACCAGGCCCTCAGCCACATCATGCTGTACATCGACCAGCACTTTCGCGACAGCATCGACCAGCGCGACCTCGCCAAGCGCTGCGGCATGACCACGTTCCGCTTCAGCCGCGTGTTCAAGGAGGCCAATGGCCTGGGCTTTACCGACTATGTGCTGAACAAGCGCATGAGCTTCGCCAAGGAATTGCTCGACAACAGCCAGATGCCCATCACCAGCATTGGCTATGAGGCCGGCTTCAAGGACCCGTCCTACTTCGCCCGCGCCTTCAAGCAGTACGCCAATTGCACGCCCAGTGAATACCGTCTCGCGTACCAGGTACGCTGCTCGAGCGCTGCACCGCCGCCCCCCGATGAAGAGGCGCTGGAAAGCCTGGTGCAAAGCCTGGAGGGATAG
- a CDS encoding Flp family type IVb pilin, which yields MKVQQIKTSIVKFIDDEDGLTIVEYAVAGGLITVAVAAMFVLLGGAVNDRITALCAAVKGAAC from the coding sequence ATGAAAGTTCAACAGATCAAAACTTCGATAGTTAAATTCATCGATGATGAAGATGGCCTGACCATTGTGGAATATGCCGTCGCCGGTGGGCTGATCACGGTGGCCGTTGCCGCCATGTTCGTCCTGTTGGGTGGTGCCGTGAACGATCGGATCACCGCGCTTTGTGCCGCAGTCAAAGGCGCTGCCTGCTAA
- a CDS encoding CpaF family protein, with product MISDFRNRLRKQPGKPAVSMVASHGDNAPDPAEGLMAWEHAIPDVPYETRSQVTPVEAEWREKIYQQLLKVMDLSLLDALEQAEATRQIRDICQRLLEEHSAPVSTVSRQLIIKQITDEVLGLGPLEPLLADHSVSDILVNGFASVYVERFGKLQRTDVRFRDDQHLLNIIDRIVSSLGRRIDESSPLVDARLKDGSRVNAIIPPLAIDGPSMSIRRFAVDLLNTDSLIQVGTMTPAIALLLKAIVRGRLNVLISGGTGSGKTTMLNVLSSFIPHNERIVTIEDSAELQLQQPHVVRLETRPSNIEGRGEVSQRELVRNSLRMRPDRIVIGEVRGAEAMDMLTAMNTGHDGSLTTIHANTARDALGRVENMVSMTGATFPIKAMRQQIASAIDVVIQLERQEDGKRRVTSMQEINGMEGEVITMTEIFSFARHGIGEHGEVLGEYKPSGMIPAFRDVLAKRGIELPLSLFRPEWMEGRQP from the coding sequence ATGATCAGTGATTTTCGCAACCGCCTGCGCAAACAGCCCGGCAAACCCGCTGTCTCGATGGTCGCCTCGCACGGCGACAATGCTCCAGACCCGGCCGAAGGACTGATGGCCTGGGAACATGCGATTCCCGATGTGCCCTATGAAACCCGCAGCCAGGTCACCCCGGTGGAAGCCGAATGGCGGGAAAAGATCTACCAGCAGTTGCTCAAGGTCATGGACCTGTCCTTGCTCGATGCCCTCGAACAGGCCGAGGCCACGCGGCAGATCCGCGACATCTGCCAGCGCTTGCTTGAAGAACACTCGGCCCCCGTGAGTACGGTCAGCCGACAGTTGATCATCAAGCAGATCACCGATGAAGTGCTGGGGTTGGGGCCGCTGGAACCGCTGCTGGCCGACCACAGCGTGTCCGACATCCTGGTCAACGGTTTTGCCTCGGTCTATGTCGAGCGCTTCGGCAAGTTGCAGCGCACCGACGTGCGCTTTCGCGATGACCAGCACCTGCTCAATATCATCGACCGCATCGTTTCCAGCCTCGGGCGACGCATTGATGAATCCTCCCCATTGGTGGACGCCCGGCTCAAGGATGGTTCGCGGGTCAACGCGATCATTCCGCCGCTGGCGATCGACGGCCCAAGCATGTCGATCCGGCGCTTTGCCGTGGACTTGCTCAACACCGATAGCCTGATCCAGGTAGGCACCATGACGCCGGCCATTGCCTTGCTGCTCAAGGCCATCGTTCGCGGGCGCCTGAACGTGTTGATTTCCGGTGGCACCGGCAGCGGCAAGACCACCATGCTCAACGTGTTGTCGAGCTTCATCCCGCACAACGAACGCATCGTCACCATCGAGGACTCCGCCGAACTGCAACTGCAACAGCCTCACGTGGTGCGCCTGGAAACCCGGCCTTCGAATATCGAGGGACGCGGCGAGGTGAGCCAGCGTGAACTGGTGCGCAATAGCCTGCGGATGCGCCCGGATCGCATCGTCATCGGCGAGGTGCGTGGCGCCGAAGCGATGGACATGCTCACGGCCATGAATACCGGCCACGACGGTTCCCTCACGACGATTCACGCCAACACCGCCCGGGATGCGTTGGGTCGCGTCGAAAATATGGTGTCGATGACCGGGGCGACATTTCCCATCAAGGCCATGCGTCAACAAATTGCCTCGGCCATCGATGTGGTGATCCAGCTGGAGCGTCAAGAAGACGGCAAGCGTCGCGTCACCAGCATGCAAGAGATCAACGGTATGGAAGGTGAGGTCATCACCATGACCGAGATTTTCTCTTTTGCGCGCCATGGCATCGGCGAGCACGGGGAGGTCCTCGGTGAATACAAGCCCAGCGGCATGATCCCGGCCTTTCGCGATGTACTGGCCAAGCGCGGCATCGAACTGCCTCTGAGCCTGTTCCGACCCGAGTGGATGGAGGGCCGGCAGCCATGA
- a CDS encoding prepilin peptidase, with the protein MSMELLVTTVLLLGLLGVAVVSDLLRHRIPNKLVLLGLALGLASQAYTGAIGGLGDSLLGMLICFALFLPMYAVGGMAAGDVKLMTMVGSFLPFHYALWAALFSLIAGGVCGFLIVLARGQLLQTLERYWLSVRAQAYLAPTADEVAGKPFPYSIAILIGTLNSVYWQLVAGGWGV; encoded by the coding sequence ATGTCCATGGAATTGCTGGTAACGACGGTACTGCTGCTAGGACTGCTGGGCGTGGCGGTGGTAAGCGATCTGCTTCGCCACCGCATCCCCAACAAGCTGGTCCTGCTGGGCCTTGCCCTGGGATTGGCCAGCCAGGCGTATACCGGCGCAATCGGCGGGCTGGGCGACAGCCTGTTGGGCATGCTGATCTGTTTCGCGTTGTTCCTGCCCATGTACGCGGTGGGTGGCATGGCCGCCGGCGATGTCAAGTTGATGACCATGGTGGGCAGTTTCCTACCCTTTCATTACGCACTGTGGGCGGCGCTGTTCAGCCTGATCGCCGGCGGTGTGTGCGGTTTCCTGATTGTCCTGGCCCGCGGCCAACTGCTGCAGACCCTTGAGCGCTACTGGTTGAGCGTCCGCGCCCAGGCCTACCTCGCGCCAACGGCGGACGAGGTCGCCGGCAAACCGTTTCCCTACTCGATTGCAATCCTGATCGGCACTTTGAACAGCGTTTACTGGCAACTGGTTGCCGGCGGCTGGGGAGTCTAG
- a CDS encoding Flp family type IVb pilin, which produces MTLQTIKASVLKFAKDEDGLTIVEYAVAGGLITVAVAAMFVLLGGAVNTRITALCAAVKGAAC; this is translated from the coding sequence ATGACTCTTCAAACTATCAAGGCTTCGGTATTGAAGTTCGCCAAAGATGAAGACGGCCTGACCATTGTGGAATACGCCGTTGCCGGTGGGTTGATCACGGTGGCCGTGGCCGCGATGTTCGTTTTGCTGGGCGGCGCCGTGAACACCCGTATTACCGCGCTCTGCGCCGCCGTGAAGGGCGCTGCCTGCTGA
- a CDS encoding type II secretion system F family protein, which produces MKGIPGEFILMFLGMVFIAVFLLSQGVVVPVFGEAGKMRKRIRGRLHVLEKANHLPNMQTVLRQKYLTRLSPLEARLEQLPFMAHLTQLIEQAGHEYRAYRVMLLGLALGAAAGALVLIVWPIWWVALLVAFAVTWLPLFKIMRDRNKRFAAFEEGLPDALDAMCRALRAGHPFNETLRLVAEEHKGPVAQEFGMTFSDINYGNDVRRAMLGLLERMPSMTVMMLVTSILIHRETGGNLTEVLERLSRLIRGRFRFQRKIRTLSAEGRMSAWVLVAIPFVLAVAIVVTSPSYLPVLLNDPIGHKLIIGAFGAMLVGIYWIKKIIRIQV; this is translated from the coding sequence ATGAAAGGTATCCCGGGTGAATTCATCCTGATGTTCCTTGGCATGGTCTTCATTGCCGTGTTCCTGCTGTCCCAGGGTGTGGTGGTGCCGGTGTTCGGCGAGGCCGGGAAAATGCGCAAGCGCATTCGCGGTCGCCTGCACGTCCTGGAGAAAGCCAACCACCTGCCCAATATGCAGACGGTGCTGCGGCAGAAGTACCTGACGCGCCTATCGCCCCTGGAAGCGCGGTTGGAACAGCTACCGTTCATGGCCCACCTGACACAGCTGATCGAGCAGGCCGGGCACGAGTACCGCGCCTACAGGGTGATGTTGCTCGGCCTGGCCCTGGGGGCGGCGGCGGGTGCCTTGGTGCTGATCGTCTGGCCGATCTGGTGGGTGGCGCTGTTGGTGGCGTTTGCCGTGACCTGGTTGCCGCTGTTCAAAATCATGCGTGATCGCAACAAGCGTTTCGCCGCGTTCGAGGAAGGCTTGCCGGACGCGCTGGACGCCATGTGCCGGGCCCTGCGCGCCGGACATCCGTTCAATGAGACCCTGCGCCTGGTCGCCGAGGAGCATAAGGGCCCGGTAGCCCAGGAGTTCGGTATGACGTTCTCCGACATCAACTACGGCAACGACGTGCGCAGGGCCATGCTCGGCTTGCTGGAGCGCATGCCGAGCATGACCGTGATGATGCTGGTCACCTCGATCCTCATCCACCGCGAGACCGGCGGCAACCTGACCGAAGTGTTGGAGCGCCTGAGTCGCTTGATCCGCGGGCGTTTCCGTTTCCAGCGCAAGATCAGGACGCTGTCGGCCGAAGGGCGGATGTCAGCCTGGGTGCTGGTGGCGATTCCTTTCGTGCTGGCGGTCGCCATTGTGGTCACCAGCCCCAGCTATCTGCCGGTGCTGCTCAATGATCCGATAGGCCACAAGCTGATCATCGGTGCGTTTGGCGCCATGTTGGTCGGGATCTACTGGATTAAAAAAATCATCCGGATCCAGGTTTGA
- the cpaB gene encoding Flp pilus assembly protein CpaB, which translates to MSSRTLPLIGVSLVMGLGAAWMADSWLSARLNASPDDHLRSVVVATVEIPFGQMVEAQQVTTVRMPMDTIPDDAFDSSDKAVGKIATFDILRGDIVRGARLSEHLGGSTLASLIAPDKRAISVRVDDVVGVGGFLLPGNRVDVLATKTTSAGSNSATSRTLLENLRVLAVDQTAGTDKTQPVVVRAVTLEMSGSEAELLVTAQTEGKLQLALRNPLNLEKKAVAVAPPAPAPVMAMAAAPVPRPVVQRSAKPQGGAITLIRGVESSVINVR; encoded by the coding sequence ATGAGCTCTCGTACGCTTCCGCTGATAGGCGTTTCCCTGGTAATGGGCCTTGGTGCCGCATGGATGGCTGACTCCTGGCTGAGCGCGCGACTCAACGCGTCCCCCGACGATCACCTGCGAAGCGTAGTGGTCGCGACGGTGGAAATCCCCTTCGGGCAAATGGTCGAGGCCCAGCAGGTCACGACCGTACGCATGCCGATGGACACGATTCCGGACGATGCGTTCGACAGCAGCGACAAGGCCGTGGGCAAGATCGCCACCTTCGACATCCTGCGCGGTGACATCGTGCGCGGTGCCCGTCTGAGCGAACATTTGGGCGGCAGCACCCTGGCCTCGCTGATCGCGCCCGACAAACGGGCCATATCGGTGCGCGTGGATGACGTGGTCGGTGTCGGCGGCTTCCTCTTGCCGGGCAACCGGGTCGATGTGCTGGCGACCAAGACCACCAGCGCCGGCAGCAACAGCGCGACGTCGCGGACCCTCCTGGAGAATCTGCGGGTGCTGGCAGTGGACCAGACCGCTGGTACGGACAAGACGCAACCGGTGGTGGTGCGGGCCGTGACCTTGGAGATGTCCGGCAGCGAAGCGGAGCTGCTGGTTACCGCACAGACCGAAGGCAAGCTGCAGCTGGCCTTGCGCAACCCCCTGAACCTGGAGAAAAAAGCCGTGGCCGTCGCGCCGCCAGCCCCTGCGCCGGTCATGGCGATGGCTGCCGCGCCGGTGCCAAGGCCAGTGGTGCAGCGCAGTGCCAAGCCGCAGGGCGGGGCGATCACGCTGATCCGCGGCGTGGAAAGCAGCGTGATCAATGTTCGCTGA
- a CDS encoding TadE/TadG family type IV pilus assembly protein produces MTQAPFKSPCGQQGVALVEFTLVLPVLLLLLLAFGEFGRMLYQYNVLLQASRDADRFVAGQAWNATLGTVSLTSTLQAQTKNVAVYGVPSATGTAVVSGLTTDHVQVVAEGVDHVRVTITFTFCPVIGAGSCSGSIPGFFGSAMSLGIPLVATTVMRAL; encoded by the coding sequence ATGACACAGGCCCCTTTCAAATCACCCTGCGGCCAGCAAGGCGTGGCGCTGGTGGAGTTCACCCTGGTGCTGCCGGTATTGCTGTTGCTGTTGCTGGCCTTCGGCGAGTTCGGCCGCATGCTTTACCAATACAACGTGCTGTTGCAGGCCAGCCGCGATGCCGATCGCTTCGTGGCCGGCCAAGCGTGGAACGCCACCCTCGGCACGGTTTCCCTCACCAGCACACTGCAGGCCCAGACCAAGAATGTCGCGGTCTATGGCGTGCCGAGTGCCACCGGCACCGCGGTGGTGTCCGGGTTGACCACCGACCATGTGCAAGTCGTCGCCGAAGGCGTCGACCATGTACGTGTCACCATCACGTTTACCTTCTGCCCGGTGATTGGCGCGGGCAGCTGCAGCGGATCGATTCCCGGTTTCTTCGGCAGCGCCATGTCCTTGGGCATCCCGCTGGTCGCGACCACCGTCATGAGGGCGTTGTGA
- a CDS encoding TadE/TadG family type IV pilus assembly protein — translation MMNASIRQPLTLPRRQGGAVSVLMVIALAAIGMMAALALDGGHMLLNKTRLQNAVDAAALGGAKTLSQVSGGMNMASTTRAAALDTLSRNANAVGNAELATAVAGNPGAFAAVELSSSVYGPFSYPGPSDAKYVRVSVPSYQLNGFFWSFVQSVGDGSLGGKAVAAIATAGPSPTAPCDLAPLMVCGDASQYDPAAGNFWSYHFGDLVVLKTAAGNTSPIGPGNFQLLDFGSGGSTVRQDLAGGGSVCRAVGDTVQTSPGNTVGPASQGLNTRFGIYNGPVSASDYPPDLVTSSSSPAMTYNDTLAQAQYKGQAVTSSGGDLSAGGEAIPDYNDWRAQVSACVAGSGTGCQSNGVFERRMLKIVVGNCTGKQGGSTSIPVLGFGCYFVVQPMNGGGTQAQIFGQFAYECEGDNVPGPTPSSDAGPQIIQLYKTYINGSSTPSTDS, via the coding sequence ATGATGAATGCCAGTATCCGGCAGCCGTTGACGCTGCCTCGACGCCAAGGAGGGGCGGTAAGTGTATTGATGGTGATCGCGTTGGCGGCGATCGGCATGATGGCGGCGCTGGCGTTGGACGGCGGACACATGCTGCTGAACAAGACGCGGCTGCAGAATGCGGTGGATGCCGCGGCCCTCGGTGGCGCCAAGACCCTTAGCCAGGTATCCGGCGGCATGAACATGGCCAGCACGACCCGTGCGGCGGCCTTGGACACCCTGAGCAGAAACGCCAACGCCGTCGGCAACGCTGAACTGGCCACCGCCGTCGCCGGGAACCCGGGTGCCTTTGCGGCGGTGGAGCTGTCCAGCAGCGTCTACGGCCCGTTCTCTTATCCCGGCCCGTCGGACGCCAAGTACGTGCGGGTTTCGGTCCCCAGTTATCAACTCAACGGCTTCTTCTGGAGCTTCGTCCAGTCCGTGGGCGACGGCAGCCTGGGCGGCAAGGCCGTGGCGGCGATTGCCACCGCAGGGCCCAGTCCCACAGCGCCTTGCGACCTCGCACCGTTGATGGTCTGTGGCGACGCCAGCCAGTACGACCCGGCCGCCGGTAACTTCTGGAGCTACCACTTTGGCGACCTGGTGGTACTGAAAACGGCGGCGGGCAACACCTCGCCCATCGGGCCGGGCAATTTCCAGTTGCTTGATTTTGGCTCCGGTGGCAGCACGGTCCGTCAGGACCTGGCCGGCGGCGGCTCGGTCTGCCGCGCCGTGGGAGACACCGTCCAGACGTCGCCGGGCAATACCGTGGGTCCTGCGTCCCAAGGCTTGAACACGCGCTTTGGCATCTATAACGGCCCGGTCAGTGCCTCCGACTACCCGCCGGATCTGGTCACCTCTTCGAGCTCGCCGGCCATGACCTACAACGACACGCTCGCCCAGGCGCAGTACAAGGGCCAGGCGGTCACCTCGAGCGGCGGCGATTTGTCTGCGGGCGGCGAGGCGATCCCTGACTACAACGACTGGCGAGCCCAGGTTTCCGCCTGTGTGGCTGGCAGCGGCACGGGCTGCCAGAGCAACGGTGTCTTCGAGCGTCGGATGCTGAAAATCGTGGTGGGCAATTGCACCGGCAAACAGGGCGGCTCGACGTCCATTCCGGTGCTGGGGTTCGGCTGCTATTTCGTTGTGCAACCAATGAACGGCGGCGGCACCCAGGCGCAGATATTCGGCCAGTTCGCCTACGAATGCGAAGGCGACAACGTCCCGGGGCCGACCCCGAGCAGCGACGCCGGGCCGCAGATCATCCAGCTCTACAAAACCTATATCAACGGCAGCAGCACGCCGAGCACCGACTCGTAG
- a CDS encoding TadE family protein: MNRKQMAGTYIVEFAFVGLLVFTLLFGVLEMGRLYFTVNALDEAARRGARLAAVCNISDPVILRRAIFNAATDSGASQLIGSLTTANLALTYLDVNGAVVANPADTSGASGFRAIRYVRLSVQDFVFNLFIPGLGVPITLPAFRATLPRESLGRHIDSGEITPC; this comes from the coding sequence ATGAACCGCAAGCAGATGGCCGGTACTTACATCGTCGAATTCGCGTTCGTGGGCCTGCTGGTGTTCACCCTGTTGTTCGGTGTGCTGGAGATGGGGCGGCTGTATTTCACCGTCAACGCGCTGGATGAAGCGGCGCGACGCGGAGCGCGCCTGGCGGCGGTGTGCAACATCAGCGACCCGGTGATCCTGCGCCGGGCCATCTTCAACGCCGCGACGGACTCAGGCGCCAGCCAACTGATTGGCAGCCTGACCACCGCGAACCTGGCGCTGACCTATCTGGACGTCAATGGTGCGGTGGTGGCGAACCCCGCCGATACGTCCGGTGCCAGCGGATTCCGCGCGATCCGCTACGTGCGGTTGAGCGTCCAGGATTTCGTTTTCAACCTGTTTATCCCCGGGCTGGGCGTGCCCATTACCTTGCCTGCCTTCAGGGCAACCTTGCCGCGGGAAAGCCTGGGGCGCCATATCGATTCAGGGGAGATCACACCATGCTGA
- a CDS encoding AAA family ATPase yields the protein MLNTRENPLTSATGKAGLRILISSRDAASLRDLQCVCQRMPCLEVSTRLVSNGHVDPLYGLDRMPDLLLLRVSHLWREELSALLQRPAHERPAMLVCGLLGEQEGMRLAMQAGARDVLPEPFADTELVAALNRLVAEVRLGSGNEGKLIAVIGAKGGSGGTLVACNLAQQLSARAGNTLLLDMDLQFGSVTHYLDVAQSHSHLDVLQQVEDMDGVALRGFCSHFSPTLHVLGGRAGELCLPQDAQPEQLDTLLQLARSSYDWVVVDLPRQIDHLTGSVLEQVDRVYVVLQQSVSHLRDASALVRVLREDLGVRGDQLQIVVNRYDKNAAVSLKDIGEALRCPNLSKLPNDFNVVSQSQNTGVPLGLHAPKAAITVALRDLTEDLVGHQMASDKGLLKRAFNRFFGG from the coding sequence ATGCTGAACACTCGGGAAAACCCGCTGACGAGCGCCACTGGCAAGGCCGGGCTGCGGATACTGATCAGCAGCCGCGACGCCGCGTCCCTGCGTGACCTGCAATGCGTCTGTCAACGCATGCCGTGCCTGGAAGTGAGCACGCGCCTGGTCAGCAACGGCCATGTCGATCCGCTCTATGGCCTGGACCGCATGCCTGACCTGCTGTTGTTGCGGGTCAGCCATTTGTGGCGTGAAGAATTGTCCGCCCTGCTGCAGCGTCCGGCCCATGAGCGCCCGGCGATGCTGGTGTGCGGCCTGTTGGGAGAACAGGAGGGCATGCGCCTGGCGATGCAGGCCGGCGCTCGCGACGTGTTGCCCGAGCCGTTCGCCGATACGGAACTGGTGGCTGCGTTGAATCGCCTGGTGGCGGAGGTCCGCCTGGGCAGCGGCAACGAAGGCAAGCTGATTGCGGTGATCGGCGCCAAGGGCGGCTCCGGTGGAACCCTGGTGGCGTGCAACCTGGCCCAGCAGCTCAGCGCCCGGGCAGGCAATACGCTGTTGCTGGACATGGACCTGCAATTTGGCAGTGTGACCCATTACCTGGACGTGGCGCAGTCCCACAGTCACCTGGACGTGCTGCAACAGGTCGAGGATATGGACGGCGTTGCGCTGCGGGGTTTCTGCAGCCACTTCAGCCCGACCTTGCACGTGCTGGGCGGCCGGGCCGGCGAACTGTGCCTGCCCCAGGACGCCCAGCCGGAACAGCTCGACACCCTGTTGCAATTGGCCCGCTCCAGCTATGACTGGGTGGTGGTGGACCTGCCGCGGCAGATCGATCATCTCACCGGCTCCGTGCTGGAGCAGGTGGACCGGGTCTACGTCGTGCTGCAGCAAAGCGTCAGCCACCTGCGTGACGCCAGTGCACTGGTGCGGGTTCTTCGCGAAGACCTGGGTGTGCGGGGCGACCAGTTGCAGATCGTGGTCAACCGCTACGACAAGAACGCCGCCGTCAGCCTCAAGGACATCGGCGAGGCGCTGCGTTGCCCGAACCTTTCGAAATTACCCAATGACTTCAACGTGGTCAGCCAGAGTCAGAACACTGGCGTGCCGTTGGGGCTGCATGCGCCGAAGGCGGCCATTACCGTCGCCTTGCGCGATCTGACCGAAGACCTGGTCGGTCACCAGATGGCCTCGGACAAAGGCCTGCTCAAACGCGCCTTCAACCGTTTCTTCGGGGGATGA